A single Bacillus sp. (in: firmicutes) DNA region contains:
- a CDS encoding GntR family transcriptional regulator, producing MEKNQNQHSTISKTQYAYEFLRAKILDGDYAPGQRIVIDQIAKELGTSTIPIREAIRNLESDGLISYKPYSGAIVSAINETEYVEVLSVIAVLEGFAASLSSKKLTVQNLKELEQLNNQMAKALTNFEFETFSQLNRKFHAVIFEKCDNTFLIDQINEAQQRLNRVRRSIFTFVPQRACQSIEEHVEIINLIRENAPTSKIEEVVRQHRINTLIAFQNRKNS from the coding sequence ATGGAAAAAAATCAAAATCAACATTCAACTATAAGCAAAACACAGTATGCGTATGAATTTTTAAGAGCTAAGATTTTGGACGGTGATTATGCTCCGGGGCAACGGATTGTCATTGATCAAATTGCAAAAGAGCTTGGGACTAGCACGATTCCCATCCGAGAGGCGATTCGCAACCTTGAATCAGATGGATTAATTTCATACAAGCCTTATAGCGGAGCGATTGTGAGTGCAATCAATGAAACCGAATATGTTGAAGTCCTTTCTGTCATCGCTGTTTTAGAAGGATTTGCTGCTTCACTTAGCTCCAAAAAATTAACTGTTCAAAATCTTAAGGAGCTGGAACAACTTAACAATCAAATGGCTAAAGCGCTTACAAATTTTGAATTTGAAACATTTAGCCAATTGAATCGAAAATTTCATGCGGTTATTTTTGAAAAGTGCGACAACACTTTTTTAATTGATCAAATTAACGAAGCGCAACAGCGCTTGAACCGTGTTCGTCGCTCTATTTTTACCTTTGTGCCGCAACGTGCTTGTCAATCAATTGAGGAACATGTCGAAATTATTAACCTTATTAGAGAAAATGCCCCTACTAGTAAAATTGAAGAAGTTGTTCGTCAGCACAGAATCAACACTTTGATAGCTTTTCAAAACCGAAAGAACAGCTAA
- a CDS encoding 5-carboxymethyl-2-hydroxymuconate Delta-isomerase produces the protein MPHIIIEYTHNIKAEANISGLLEKVHAVIIAKSPLFPIGGLRSRAIELQDYRVADGKEDDAFVHVTLKIGAGRSEEEKKNTCDELFEAIKAHFSELFSKRYLALSMELVEFSEAGTYKHNNIHHRFK, from the coding sequence GTGCCACATATTATCATTGAATATACACATAATATTAAAGCTGAGGCGAATATTTCCGGATTGCTAGAAAAAGTCCATGCAGTCATTATTGCAAAAAGCCCGCTTTTTCCGATTGGTGGCTTGCGTTCAAGAGCGATTGAACTTCAAGATTATCGGGTTGCTGATGGAAAAGAAGATGATGCGTTTGTCCATGTTACATTAAAAATTGGAGCGGGACGCAGTGAAGAAGAAAAAAAGAATACTTGTGATGAGCTGTTCGAGGCAATAAAGGCTCATTTCTCGGAGCTTTTTTCGAAACGATATTTAGCGCTCTCAATGGAGCTTGTTGAGTTTAGCGAGGCAGGCACATATAAGCATAATAATATTCACCATCGTTTTAAATAG
- a CDS encoding 2-hydroxyhepta-2,4-diene-1,7-dioate isomerase, translating to MKRARVAFSGAIHDAVELEGRLKLDDGRIVKEQDVVWLPPVEMQTVFALGLNYADHAKELAFNAPTEPLVFLKGPNTFIGHLGQTFRPADATFMHYECELAVVIGKQARNVKQEDAYDYILGYTVANDYAIRDYLENYYRPNLRVKNRDTCTPIGPWLVDAKDIDDPMNLTLRTYVNGKLTQEGNTKEMIFSIAALIEYLSSFMTLNKNDVILTGTPMGSVNVEVGDEVVTEVEKIGRLANTIVSR from the coding sequence ATGAAAAGAGCACGAGTAGCTTTTTCTGGTGCTATTCATGATGCGGTTGAACTTGAGGGCCGTTTGAAACTGGATGATGGTCGTATTGTAAAGGAGCAGGATGTAGTCTGGCTCCCGCCTGTTGAGATGCAAACAGTTTTTGCTCTTGGCTTGAATTATGCTGACCATGCGAAAGAATTGGCATTTAATGCGCCAACAGAGCCCTTAGTATTTTTAAAAGGACCGAATACTTTTATAGGACATCTAGGCCAAACATTTCGCCCAGCTGATGCAACTTTTATGCACTATGAGTGTGAGCTTGCCGTTGTAATAGGAAAACAAGCTAGAAATGTAAAGCAAGAGGATGCTTATGATTATATTCTTGGCTATACAGTGGCTAATGATTATGCTATCCGTGATTATTTGGAAAATTACTATCGCCCCAACTTGCGGGTGAAAAATCGTGATACATGTACCCCGATTGGCCCATGGCTTGTAGATGCAAAAGATATTGATGATCCAATGAATTTAACGTTAAGAACCTATGTAAATGGAAAGTTGACGCAAGAAGGAAATACAAAGGAGATGATTTTCAGCATTGCCGCCCTAATTGAGTATTTAAGCAGCTTCATGACACTGAATAAGAATGATGTTATTTTAACTGGGACTCCTATGGGTTCAGTTAACGTCGAAGTTGGTGATGAAGTTGTGACTGAAGTCGAAAAGATTGGTCGCCTTGCCAATACGATTGTAAGTAGATGA
- a CDS encoding 4-hydroxyphenylacetate isomerase produces MSGVSQPETVVIDCENRLVEVKGKKISLRELNIDAPVSGTIYGTLLNYKEALVAMGEEVHEDPYKAPPKAPILYIKPANTIIGYGAEIPMPAAVQELEIGAALGIVIGRRATQVPQAEALDYVAGYTVVNDVSIPHNSVYRPAISQKCRDGFCPVGPWVIEREAVANPDALTIQVFVNGELRQENTTANLIRSVPRLIADVTEFMTLNEGDVLLVGVPEKAPIVNAGDHIRIEIIGVGVLENTVVHEHELLAGGTKR; encoded by the coding sequence ATGAGTGGGGTTTCGCAACCGGAAACAGTTGTTATAGATTGCGAGAATCGACTAGTCGAAGTCAAAGGGAAAAAAATTAGTTTAAGAGAGTTAAACATAGATGCACCTGTGTCAGGGACGATTTATGGGACTTTATTAAACTATAAAGAGGCATTGGTTGCGATGGGAGAGGAAGTCCATGAGGACCCATACAAAGCCCCACCAAAGGCACCGATTCTTTATATTAAACCAGCGAATACGATTATTGGCTACGGTGCCGAAATACCAATGCCTGCTGCTGTTCAAGAGTTAGAAATAGGTGCAGCGCTTGGAATCGTGATTGGTCGAAGAGCTACACAAGTTCCTCAAGCAGAAGCTTTAGACTATGTTGCCGGCTATACGGTTGTAAACGACGTTAGTATTCCTCATAACAGTGTATACCGTCCAGCCATAAGCCAAAAATGTCGTGATGGTTTTTGTCCAGTAGGGCCATGGGTGATTGAGCGTGAGGCAGTTGCAAATCCCGATGCCCTTACAATTCAAGTATTTGTAAATGGCGAGTTGCGTCAAGAAAATACTACAGCCAATTTGATTCGCTCTGTTCCGCGATTAATTGCAGATGTTACGGAATTTATGACGTTGAATGAAGGAGATGTATTGTTGGTCGGTGTCCCCGAGAAGGCACCAATAGTAAATGCTGGCGACCACATTCGCATCGAAATTATTGGTGTCGGTGTCCTAGAAAATACAGTTGTTCATGAACATGAACTTTTGGCAGGAGGGACAAAAAGATGA
- a CDS encoding aldehyde dehydrogenase family protein, with the protein MVLKKNLFINGEWMEANSYITLKSPYSEEVLAEIPSASAEEVNFAIEAAYNAREVMAKMPAHQRAAILEKLVNLYVARSEEAARIIALEAAKPITTAKEEVARTIQTYKFAAEEAKRIHGETLPLDAAPGGENRVAYTVREPLGVVGAITPFNFPMNLVAHKVGPAIAAGNTIVLKPASQTPLSAYFLAELLEEAGLPAGALNVITGSGRVVGDLLVTDDRVKMITFTGSPAVGIGIRNKAGLKRVTLELGSNSALIIDDGVDVNKIIARTMKGAFSNQGQVCISLQRVYIHENLYGAFVEKFAAEAKKLKIGDPLDPQTDVSALITKGDVERTLEWIEEAKQHGAEVATGGMAEGNILLPTVLLNADKALKVSCQEVFAPIVLINKVKSVEEAVELVNDSRYGLQAGIYTNNINTALDAAEKLHVGGVIINDIPTFRVDNMPYGGVKESGVGREGIKYAVEEMTEMKLVVFNRN; encoded by the coding sequence ATGGTACTTAAAAAAAACTTATTTATAAACGGTGAATGGATGGAGGCGAATTCTTATATTACATTGAAATCGCCATATTCGGAGGAAGTATTAGCAGAGATTCCTTCTGCATCAGCGGAAGAGGTTAACTTTGCAATTGAAGCAGCGTACAATGCACGTGAAGTGATGGCGAAAATGCCTGCTCACCAACGTGCCGCCATACTTGAAAAATTAGTAAATCTTTATGTGGCACGTTCCGAAGAAGCAGCGAGAATTATTGCCTTAGAAGCCGCCAAGCCTATTACGACGGCAAAGGAAGAGGTTGCCCGTACGATTCAGACTTATAAATTTGCAGCTGAAGAAGCTAAACGGATTCATGGGGAAACGCTTCCACTTGATGCCGCCCCTGGTGGAGAAAATAGAGTGGCTTATACTGTACGTGAGCCATTAGGTGTAGTGGGAGCGATTACGCCGTTTAATTTTCCGATGAATTTAGTGGCTCATAAGGTAGGTCCAGCGATTGCTGCTGGAAATACAATCGTGTTGAAACCAGCTTCACAAACACCACTATCCGCTTATTTTTTAGCGGAGTTGCTTGAAGAAGCAGGGCTACCTGCCGGTGCACTTAATGTTATTACAGGAAGTGGGAGAGTAGTCGGTGATTTGCTAGTAACAGATGATCGCGTAAAGATGATCACTTTTACAGGAAGTCCAGCTGTAGGCATCGGCATTCGCAATAAAGCCGGATTAAAGCGAGTAACACTTGAACTTGGTTCCAATTCAGCCCTCATCATTGATGATGGTGTAGATGTAAATAAAATTATTGCGCGCACAATGAAAGGGGCATTTTCTAACCAAGGACAAGTTTGTATTTCCTTGCAACGTGTTTATATTCATGAAAATCTATATGGAGCATTTGTCGAAAAATTTGCTGCGGAAGCAAAAAAATTAAAAATAGGGGATCCACTTGACCCACAAACAGACGTATCTGCTTTAATAACAAAAGGCGATGTTGAGCGTACTCTCGAATGGATTGAAGAAGCAAAACAGCATGGTGCTGAAGTTGCAACAGGAGGAATGGCAGAAGGAAATATTCTTCTACCAACTGTGCTTTTAAATGCTGATAAAGCATTAAAAGTATCGTGTCAAGAGGTGTTCGCGCCAATCGTTCTTATTAATAAGGTTAAGTCAGTGGAGGAAGCTGTTGAATTAGTAAATGATTCACGCTATGGCCTGCAAGCTGGAATTTATACGAATAATATTAACACAGCTCTTGATGCGGCTGAAAAGCTACATGTTGGCGGGGTTATAATTAATGATATTCCAACATTCCGTGTCGATAATATGCCATATGGAGGCGTTAAAGAAAGCGGAGTTGGCCGTGAAGGAATTAAATACGCAGTCGAGGAAATGACCGAAATGAAATTAGTTGTTTTTAATCGCAATTAA
- the hpaD gene encoding 3,4-dihydroxyphenylacetate 2,3-dioxygenase, whose amino-acid sequence MHKKNFDIIRLHHAEITVTDLERAREFYCGGLGFIETESDEDHIYLRAIEDANHHCLVLTKGKQASLKHIAYRVSSAEDLDVLDELFTELGVKKVWIGAGEEKGQGRALRIQDLGGIPVEFFFEMDKAERMLQKFHLQGNSKIKRIDHANCLITNIDELYDWYSKHLGFRTSEFTVNGYEENEHIWAAWMHRKPSVHDLALISEKGPRYHHTGFWMDDAKAILDTCDHLASLGYHTHIERSPGRHGTSNAFFVYVRDHDGNRIELYTGDYFTNDPDWEPIKWHLDNPQRATFWGQVPPESWRTEAVQVEDIITGQLLPVETVKRLSVQ is encoded by the coding sequence ATGCACAAGAAAAATTTTGATATTATTCGGCTTCATCATGCTGAAATAACGGTTACGGATTTAGAGCGGGCAAGAGAATTTTATTGTGGTGGTTTAGGCTTTATTGAGACGGAGTCAGATGAAGATCATATTTATTTAAGAGCAATTGAGGATGCCAACCACCATTGTTTAGTTTTAACAAAAGGAAAACAAGCGAGCCTAAAGCATATTGCCTACCGTGTAAGCAGTGCCGAAGATTTAGATGTGCTAGATGAATTATTTACTGAATTAGGCGTCAAAAAAGTATGGATTGGTGCTGGTGAAGAGAAGGGCCAAGGTCGTGCTCTAAGAATACAGGATCTAGGTGGAATACCTGTCGAGTTCTTTTTTGAAATGGATAAAGCAGAAAGAATGCTGCAGAAATTCCATTTACAAGGGAATTCAAAAATTAAACGGATTGACCATGCCAATTGTTTAATTACAAATATTGATGAACTATATGATTGGTATAGCAAACATTTAGGCTTTAGAACCTCCGAGTTTACTGTGAACGGCTACGAGGAAAATGAGCATATTTGGGCTGCCTGGATGCACCGCAAACCGAGCGTTCATGACCTTGCTTTAATAAGCGAAAAAGGGCCGCGCTACCACCATACCGGTTTTTGGATGGATGATGCAAAGGCGATTTTGGATACATGTGACCATCTTGCCTCACTAGGTTATCATACCCATATTGAACGGTCACCAGGCAGACATGGCACTTCAAATGCTTTTTTTGTATATGTGCGCGACCATGACGGAAATCGCATCGAATTGTATACAGGTGATTATTTTACAAATGATCCAGACTGGGAGCCGATTAAATGGCATCTTGATAACCCGCAACGGGCAACATTCTGGGGTCAAGTACCACCAGAAAGCTGGAGAACAGAAGCTGTCCAGGTCGAGGATATAATAACTGGCCAATTGCTGCCAGTTGAAACTGTGAAACGATTATCAGTGCAATAA
- a CDS encoding 4-hydroxyphenylacetate 3-hydroxylase: MPARTGAQYLEKLKNDRREIWLDGERIEDITIHPQLKGGAQSIAHLYDLQYQYPEIMLTDSPTTGDKVGTSFMFPKSKDDLWKLHKASKIMSEASAGIMGRSPDYLNITFACYASRTDVWRKYGEEQRAKNVENYFNYIRENDLCLTHCIVNPQVDRSVPEAMQAGGEVSLHKVGETEDSIIVSGARMLGTLAPFADEMTIYPSRAGKGIRPEDAKYALMFAVPMDQPGMKFICRDSYSKQCDPFDFPLSTRFDEQDAVVIFDNCHIPKDRVFIDGNVELYRAVTDEVNWGAYIVFQAMTRALTKLEFLFGVGHMIADMNGVNEFDHIKEKLGEIWQYKELTRTAIVSAIEGAKENGVNGVLIPDARPLTALRGLMPKWIPRCMELIQIIGGGGFMCTPSRKDLEGPLRGYIDKYYQARNATAVEKIRLNRLAWDFIGSDLAGRGELYERFYLVDAFRVTMDTYSNADKTTEMALVQKFLDQMVLEKDSVTNC, from the coding sequence ATGCCAGCACGGACAGGAGCACAGTATTTAGAAAAGTTGAAAAATGACCGACGTGAAATTTGGTTGGATGGAGAAAGAATAGAAGATATTACAATCCATCCCCAATTAAAAGGAGGAGCCCAATCGATTGCTCATTTGTATGATTTACAATACCAATACCCTGAAATTATGTTAACAGATTCGCCAACAACAGGGGATAAAGTTGGAACATCGTTCATGTTTCCGAAAAGCAAAGATGATTTATGGAAATTGCACAAGGCATCAAAGATTATGTCTGAAGCATCTGCGGGAATCATGGGTAGAAGCCCTGACTATTTAAATATTACCTTCGCATGTTATGCAAGCCGAACCGATGTATGGAGAAAGTATGGAGAAGAACAACGTGCTAAAAATGTAGAAAACTATTTCAATTATATTAGAGAAAATGATCTATGTTTAACACACTGTATCGTTAATCCACAAGTAGATCGCTCTGTACCGGAAGCAATGCAAGCAGGTGGAGAGGTTTCATTACACAAGGTAGGCGAAACAGAAGATTCCATTATCGTTAGTGGAGCTAGAATGTTAGGTACGTTGGCACCGTTTGCCGATGAAATGACGATTTATCCATCAAGGGCAGGGAAAGGTATTCGTCCTGAAGATGCAAAATATGCTTTAATGTTTGCTGTTCCAATGGATCAACCTGGAATGAAATTCATTTGCCGTGATTCCTATAGTAAACAATGTGATCCATTTGATTTTCCGCTATCCACTCGTTTTGATGAGCAGGATGCTGTTGTTATTTTTGACAATTGCCATATTCCAAAGGATCGCGTATTTATTGATGGAAATGTAGAATTATATCGAGCTGTAACAGATGAGGTAAACTGGGGTGCTTATATTGTTTTTCAGGCAATGACGAGAGCGCTTACAAAGCTTGAGTTCTTATTTGGCGTAGGGCATATGATTGCCGATATGAACGGTGTAAATGAATTTGACCATATTAAAGAGAAACTTGGGGAAATTTGGCAATATAAAGAGTTAACACGTACTGCTATCGTTTCTGCAATAGAAGGTGCGAAGGAAAATGGAGTGAATGGTGTATTAATACCAGATGCGAGACCATTAACTGCCTTAAGAGGATTAATGCCAAAATGGATTCCTAGATGTATGGAGCTAATCCAAATTATTGGTGGTGGTGGCTTTATGTGTACACCTTCAAGAAAAGATTTAGAAGGTCCATTAAGAGGGTATATCGATAAATATTATCAAGCTAGAAATGCTACAGCTGTGGAAAAAATTCGCTTAAACCGCTTAGCTTGGGATTTCATAGGTTCAGACCTTGCAGGCCGTGGTGAACTGTATGAACGATTCTACTTAGTCGATGCGTTCAGAGTAACAATGGATACGTATTCAAATGCGGATAAGACAACGGAAATGGCATTAGTACAAAAATTCTTAGATCAAATGGTTTTGGAAAAGGATTCTGTCACGAACTGCTAA
- a CDS encoding TRAP transporter large permease: MSPEIIGVIGIVVLIIMFLLKIPVGISLLLVGMLGTGLIRGWDIAILQSGRTPFDTASSYSLSVIPLFILMGMFLSYSGIGSNLYQAVDSWMGHFRGGLAMATIGTAAIFSSISGSLNATTVTVSKIALPEMNKYNYKPQLSTACVAAGGTLGALIPPSVILVLYGIMTREPIGQLLIAGIVPGIVQIIIFMIAILIVIKRDPSLAPRKYEKASFREKITTLKNIWPFMVVFLTSIGGIYLGIFTPTEAAGVGAFIALLVTLVTRTIDFKRLKQSFHETVRLTAYLFIIIIGATLFSQFLTVSRIPVKITTFVGNLDLNVYAILILVLLSLFILGCFVEGLSILVLTLPIIYPIVTELGFNGVWFGIIMVMMINIGSLTPPLGISVYDVKGVARDVPIQTIFKGITPMVLAMIACVAVLIIFPQLATFLPSLMK; the protein is encoded by the coding sequence ATGAGTCCTGAAATAATTGGCGTAATCGGGATTGTCGTATTAATCATTATGTTTCTATTAAAGATTCCCGTCGGTATTTCACTACTATTAGTTGGAATGCTTGGCACGGGTTTAATAAGAGGTTGGGACATTGCGATTCTCCAATCTGGAAGGACTCCTTTTGATACGGCAAGTTCCTATTCCTTAAGTGTGATTCCGTTGTTTATTTTAATGGGAATGTTTTTATCTTATTCAGGTATAGGCAGTAATTTATACCAGGCTGTAGATAGCTGGATGGGACATTTTCGCGGTGGATTAGCGATGGCAACGATTGGAACAGCTGCAATCTTCTCATCGATTTCAGGGTCATTAAATGCTACAACTGTTACAGTTTCGAAAATTGCCTTGCCCGAAATGAATAAATACAATTATAAGCCCCAATTATCAACCGCATGTGTAGCTGCAGGCGGAACATTAGGCGCCCTTATTCCGCCAAGTGTCATTCTAGTGTTGTATGGAATTATGACAAGGGAACCGATTGGTCAACTATTAATTGCAGGGATTGTTCCAGGGATTGTCCAAATCATTATTTTTATGATTGCGATTTTAATCGTCATCAAACGTGATCCATCACTTGCACCAAGAAAGTATGAGAAAGCCTCTTTTCGGGAAAAAATCACAACACTAAAAAATATTTGGCCCTTCATGGTTGTATTTCTAACTTCGATTGGCGGAATTTATTTAGGGATTTTTACGCCGACTGAAGCAGCGGGTGTAGGGGCATTTATTGCCTTACTCGTTACTTTAGTAACAAGAACAATTGACTTTAAGAGACTTAAACAATCGTTTCATGAGACTGTTCGGTTAACAGCATACCTTTTTATAATCATCATTGGCGCAACATTATTTAGTCAGTTTTTAACAGTAAGTAGAATACCAGTTAAAATTACTACTTTTGTCGGCAATCTCGATTTGAATGTATATGCAATTTTAATACTCGTATTACTTTCGTTATTTATTTTAGGATGTTTTGTCGAAGGATTATCTATCCTTGTCTTAACACTGCCAATTATCTATCCAATTGTAACGGAGTTAGGCTTTAATGGTGTTTGGTTTGGAATTATCATGGTTATGATGATAAACATTGGTTCCTTAACCCCACCACTTGGCATAAGTGTTTATGATGTAAAGGGTGTAGCGAGAGATGTTCCGATTCAGACTATTTTTAAAGGAATTACGCCGATGGTATTGGCAATGATTGCTTGTGTGGCTGTTCTTATTATTTTCCCTCAATTAGCCACTTTTTTACCTAGTTTAATGAAATAA
- a CDS encoding TRAP transporter small permease — protein sequence MEGMTEKVCKWLHNIAEFILLLMMLWITFDVLGRWLFNHPIKGTVDFTELGLSMVVFLSLAYTHLHKVHVTIDFVVERFSEKIQCIFEGVINVVIAAVLCIVAWSLWSNAGRLLRSNTVTADLYLPVYIFVIIAAIGTVIFALSAVKHAITYTKKFLQSNKSLAKKSDSSPESALPEVVNSNES from the coding sequence ATGGAAGGAATGACTGAAAAAGTATGTAAATGGCTACACAATATTGCTGAGTTCATTTTACTGTTGATGATGCTTTGGATTACATTTGATGTTTTAGGTCGCTGGCTTTTTAATCACCCAATTAAAGGAACAGTTGACTTTACCGAACTTGGATTATCAATGGTTGTGTTTTTAAGTTTGGCTTATACGCATTTGCATAAAGTGCATGTTACAATCGATTTTGTCGTTGAAAGGTTTTCTGAAAAAATTCAATGTATTTTTGAAGGTGTCATTAATGTAGTTATTGCTGCTGTATTGTGTATAGTAGCTTGGAGTTTATGGTCGAATGCGGGGCGCTTGCTCCGCTCTAATACGGTAACAGCAGATTTATACTTACCAGTCTATATATTTGTAATCATCGCCGCCATTGGTACAGTTATTTTTGCTTTATCAGCTGTCAAACATGCAATAACTTATACAAAGAAGTTTCTGCAAAGTAATAAATCGCTAGCGAAAAAGAGTGATTCGAGTCCTGAGTCGGCCTTGCCAGAGGTGGTGAATAGTAATGAGTCCTGA
- a CDS encoding TRAP transporter substrate-binding protein has product MEKLFKGKKIMFVIVLALVLLMSACSGGTQNASKGENQGAANGGDNGKSHNLIISHFLPGNHPIQTQIFEGLGKTLNEKTDGRITYELYPANALGDAGSHYDMAVTGEANIALSVYGYTPGRFPLVSVLELPFLAESAEHGSKIIGTLYNEFPEIQKLHDETHPLFLFTAEPAQLISTKHKIETPADLKGLRVRTPSPVGSTILEALGATAVSMPMGDVYEALQRGVVDAAMVPLETLQNYNFHEITKYVTIGNFSATPFYSVMNKATYNSFSDSDQQLLDGLVGLPMSAEAGGLFDVDGKKGLELAKNGGAEIIELTGNQLKHWQDALEPVAQKWIDEMNGKGYPGQEIYERALELKNELR; this is encoded by the coding sequence ATGGAAAAATTGTTTAAAGGTAAAAAAATAATGTTCGTCATTGTACTAGCTTTAGTACTGCTAATGTCCGCTTGTAGTGGGGGCACCCAAAATGCCTCAAAGGGTGAAAACCAAGGTGCTGCCAATGGTGGGGATAACGGAAAGTCTCATAATCTCATTATCTCTCATTTCTTACCGGGGAATCACCCAATTCAAACACAAATTTTCGAAGGCCTTGGAAAAACATTAAATGAGAAAACAGACGGGAGAATTACATACGAACTATATCCTGCTAATGCTCTTGGTGATGCTGGTTCCCACTATGATATGGCCGTAACAGGTGAAGCAAACATTGCATTAAGTGTGTATGGATATACACCAGGCAGATTCCCGCTTGTATCTGTTCTTGAATTACCGTTCTTAGCTGAATCAGCTGAACATGGTTCAAAAATCATTGGAACATTATACAATGAATTTCCTGAAATTCAAAAATTGCATGATGAAACACATCCATTATTCCTGTTCACCGCAGAGCCTGCACAACTTATTAGTACAAAACATAAAATTGAAACACCTGCAGATTTAAAAGGCTTGCGTGTACGTACACCATCCCCAGTTGGAAGTACGATTTTGGAAGCGTTAGGAGCTACGGCAGTATCAATGCCGATGGGTGATGTTTATGAGGCGTTACAAAGAGGGGTTGTCGATGCAGCAATGGTGCCGCTAGAAACTTTACAAAATTACAACTTCCATGAAATCACGAAATACGTAACAATCGGTAACTTCTCAGCAACACCGTTCTATTCAGTTATGAATAAAGCTACTTATAATAGTTTTTCTGACAGTGATCAACAATTATTAGATGGTTTAGTAGGTCTTCCAATGTCTGCAGAAGCAGGTGGGCTCTTTGACGTTGATGGTAAAAAAGGGTTAGAGCTTGCGAAAAATGGTGGTGCGGAAATTATCGAGTTAACGGGTAATCAACTTAAACATTGGCAGGATGCGCTAGAACCTGTTGCCCAAAAGTGGATTGACGAAATGAATGGGAAAGGCTATCCGGGACAAGAAATCTATGAACGCGCTTTAGAGCTTAAAAATGAACTAAGGTAA